The proteins below come from a single Aegilops tauschii subsp. strangulata cultivar AL8/78 chromosome 6, Aet v6.0, whole genome shotgun sequence genomic window:
- the LOC109767050 gene encoding phytyl ester synthase 1, chloroplastic isoform X1 yields MVPHTMLRPFGVNPCAAGGHLRRHHARLCLRRASSVDATTGTLPGGSSNTRRRKKQAAEESRLEVLYDDGFGSATMKDYWEAVRAMPKDDGGPPRWFCPVECGRPEVDRAPLLLFLPGSDGVGMELILHHHSLGKLFEVCCFHIPVNDRTPFEGLLQIVEEYVKYESALSPSRPIYIVGDSFGGCLAISVAARNPEIDLVLTLVNPATSSAKTSLQAVLPLLETMPSNLPVVQPHLLRYLIGNPLNVAMVSVQNGLSPQETLQEFSNSLTSMLPLVSELGDIIQMGTLVWKLKLLKSGANYANSQLHAVQAEVLLLASGIANLPPSGEADRLFKTLKNSKLRYFRNRGDRLLMGDGFNLLTIIKGVSMYRRGRQRDFVNDFLPPTLSEFKKTFGEDFKLFNQLLSPVMLSTLKNGNIVRGLAGVPDKGPVLFVGYHQLLAMEVPALVEGFLREKKTILRAAAHQVFFVGNYEILRQELSLFDWFSAFGAVPVSPINTYKMFERNEFVLLYPGGVREALHRKGEAYKLFWPDQPEFVRMAARFGVTVVPFGCVGEDDFVEIVLDYNDQKNIPYLKDAIKSFNEDFKGLIRDTVKGDDGNQVLHLPAVLPKVPGRLYFLFGKPIEMKGMDNVLTDRKKANEVYLQIESEVENVVSYLKRKRKEDPYRSITRRALYHATQDPSTQVPTFEP; encoded by the exons ATGGTTCCGCACACCATGCTGCGCCCGTTTGGCGTAAACCCGTGCGCCGCGGGTGGCCATCTCAGACGGCACCATGCCCGGCTGTGCCTCCGCCGTGCGAGCTCGGTGGATGCGACGACCGGGACTTTGCCGGGCGGTAGCAGCAACAccaggaggaggaagaagcaggcCGCGGAGGAGTCGCGGTTGGAGGTCCTTTACGACGACGGGTTCGGGAGCGCCACCATGAAGGACTACTGGGAGGCGGTGAGGGCCATGCCCAAGGACGACGGCGGGCCGCCGCGGTGGTTCTGCCCAGTGGAGTGCGGCCGGCCGGAGGTGGACAGGGCGCCGCTGCTGCTTTTCTTGCCAG GAAGCGATGGTGTTGGAATGGAGCTCATTTTGCACCACCATTCTTTGGGCAA ACTATTTGAGGTTTGCTGCTTCCATATACCAGTAAATGACCGTACACCATTTGAAG GGTTGTTACAAATTGTGGAAGAATATGTCAAATATGAGAGTGCTTTGTCACCAAGCAGACCAATATATATTGTTGGAGATTCTTTTGGTGGATGTCTCGCAATTTCAGTTGCAGCTCGCAATCCAGAAATCGATTTGGTTCTTACACTTGTAAATCCAG CAACATCATCAGCAAAAACTTCGTTGCAGGCAGTATTGCCTCTTTTGGAAACGATGCCAAGCAACCTCCCAGTTGTCCAGCCCCACCTTCTCAGATATTTAATTG GTAACCCTCTTAATGTGGCTATGGTTAGTGTTCAGAATGGTCTTTCGCCTCAAGAAACTCTACAAGAATTTTCAAACAGTCTCACTTCAATGCTACCTTTAGTTTCA GAACTAGGAGATATAATACAAATGGGCACTCTCGTGTGGAAACTTAAGCTTCTCAAGTCAGGTGCAAACTATGCCAACTCTCAACTTCATGCGGTACAAGCAGAAGTACTACTTCTTGCAAG TGGCATTGCGAATCTGCCGCCAAGTGGAGAAGCAGACCGACTGTTTAAGACACTGAAAAATTCTAAACTTCGATACTTTAGGAACCGGGGTGATAGACTACTCATG GGGGATGGCTTCAATTTGCTAACTATCATTAAAGGAGTAAGCATGTACCGTCGTGGTAGACAACGGGACTTCGTGAACGATTTCCTCCCACCTACATTAAGTGAATTCAAGAAAACATTTGGTGAAGATTTCAA ACTGTTTAATCAGTTATTGAGCCCAGTTATGCTCTCTACATTGAAAAATGGAAATATTGTTCGTGGCCTTGCCGGTGTTCCTGACAAAGGTCCTGTCTTGTTTGTGGGCTATCACCAACTCTTGGCCATGGAGGTGCCTGCACTAGTTGAAGGGTTCCTAAGAGAGAAAAAAACAATTCTCAGAGCAGCAGCTCATCAAGTATTTTTTGTCGGAAATTATGAGATACTGCGTCAGGAGTTGTCTCTGTTTGATTGGTTCTCTGCATTCGGCGCGGTTCCAGTCAGTCCGATCAATACGTACAAGATGTTTGAGAGAAATGAATTTGTTCTTCTCTATCCAGGTGGTGTGCGGGAAGCTCTACATAGGAAG GGTGAGGCATACAAATTGTTTTGGCCAGATCAACCAGAATTTGTAAGAATGGCAGCACGGTTTGGAGTTACCGTCGTACCATTTGGTTGTGTGGGAGAAGATGACTTTGTGGAG ATAGTTCTGGACTACAATGATCAGAAGAACATACCCTATCTCAAAGACGCGATAAAATCATTCAATGAAGATTTTAAAGGACTAATAAG GGACACGGTGAAAGGAGATGATGGGAATCAAGTCTTGCATCTACCCGCTGTTCTCCCAAAGGTACCAGGTCGGCTATACTTCCTATTCGGCAAGCCAATCGAGATGAAAGGAATGGACAATGTGCTGACGGATAGGAAGAAGGCAAACGAAGTATATTTGCAAATCGAATCCGAAGTGGAGAATGTAGTGTCTTACCTCAAGAGGAAGAGAAAGGAAGATCCTTATCGGAGTATTACGCGACGCGCGTTGTACCATGCAACTCAGGATCCTTCTACTCAAGTGCCGACTTTTGAGCCGTGA
- the LOC109767050 gene encoding phytyl ester synthase 1, chloroplastic isoform X2, which produces MLATLRARTDGVGMELTLHHKALGKLFEVCCFHIPVNDRTPFEGLLQIVEEYVKYESALSPSRPIYIVGDSFGGCLAISVAARNPEIDLVLTLVNPATSSAKTSLQAVLPLLETMPSNLPVVQPHLLRYLIGNPLNVAMVSVQNGLSPQETLQEFSNSLTSMLPLVSELGDIIQMGTLVWKLKLLKSGANYANSQLHAVQAEVLLLASGIANLPPSGEADRLFKTLKNSKLRYFRNRGDRLLMGDGFNLLTIIKGVSMYRRGRQRDFVNDFLPPTLSEFKKTFGEDFKLFNQLLSPVMLSTLKNGNIVRGLAGVPDKGPVLFVGYHQLLAMEVPALVEGFLREKKTILRAAAHQVFFVGNYEILRQELSLFDWFSAFGAVPVSPINTYKMFERNEFVLLYPGGVREALHRKGEAYKLFWPDQPEFVRMAARFGVTVVPFGCVGEDDFVEIVLDYNDQKNIPYLKDAIKSFNEDFKGLIRDTVKGDDGNQVLHLPAVLPKVPGRLYFLFGKPIEMKGMDNVLTDRKKANEVYLQIESEVENVVSYLKRKRKEDPYRSITRRALYHATQDPSTQVPTFEP; this is translated from the exons ATGTTAGCAACACTACGTGCAAGAACAGATGGTGTTGGAATGGAGCTCACTTTGCACCACAAAGCTTTGGGCAA ACTATTTGAGGTTTGCTGCTTCCATATACCAGTAAATGACCGTACACCATTTGAAG GGTTGTTACAAATTGTGGAAGAATATGTCAAATATGAGAGTGCTTTGTCACCAAGCAGACCAATATATATTGTTGGAGATTCTTTTGGTGGATGTCTCGCAATTTCAGTTGCAGCTCGCAATCCAGAAATCGATTTGGTTCTTACACTTGTAAATCCAG CAACATCATCAGCAAAAACTTCGTTGCAGGCAGTATTGCCTCTTTTGGAAACGATGCCAAGCAACCTCCCAGTTGTCCAGCCCCACCTTCTCAGATATTTAATTG GTAACCCTCTTAATGTGGCTATGGTTAGTGTTCAGAATGGTCTTTCGCCTCAAGAAACTCTACAAGAATTTTCAAACAGTCTCACTTCAATGCTACCTTTAGTTTCA GAACTAGGAGATATAATACAAATGGGCACTCTCGTGTGGAAACTTAAGCTTCTCAAGTCAGGTGCAAACTATGCCAACTCTCAACTTCATGCGGTACAAGCAGAAGTACTACTTCTTGCAAG TGGCATTGCGAATCTGCCGCCAAGTGGAGAAGCAGACCGACTGTTTAAGACACTGAAAAATTCTAAACTTCGATACTTTAGGAACCGGGGTGATAGACTACTCATG GGGGATGGCTTCAATTTGCTAACTATCATTAAAGGAGTAAGCATGTACCGTCGTGGTAGACAACGGGACTTCGTGAACGATTTCCTCCCACCTACATTAAGTGAATTCAAGAAAACATTTGGTGAAGATTTCAA ACTGTTTAATCAGTTATTGAGCCCAGTTATGCTCTCTACATTGAAAAATGGAAATATTGTTCGTGGCCTTGCCGGTGTTCCTGACAAAGGTCCTGTCTTGTTTGTGGGCTATCACCAACTCTTGGCCATGGAGGTGCCTGCACTAGTTGAAGGGTTCCTAAGAGAGAAAAAAACAATTCTCAGAGCAGCAGCTCATCAAGTATTTTTTGTCGGAAATTATGAGATACTGCGTCAGGAGTTGTCTCTGTTTGATTGGTTCTCTGCATTCGGCGCGGTTCCAGTCAGTCCGATCAATACGTACAAGATGTTTGAGAGAAATGAATTTGTTCTTCTCTATCCAGGTGGTGTGCGGGAAGCTCTACATAGGAAG GGTGAGGCATACAAATTGTTTTGGCCAGATCAACCAGAATTTGTAAGAATGGCAGCACGGTTTGGAGTTACCGTCGTACCATTTGGTTGTGTGGGAGAAGATGACTTTGTGGAG ATAGTTCTGGACTACAATGATCAGAAGAACATACCCTATCTCAAAGACGCGATAAAATCATTCAATGAAGATTTTAAAGGACTAATAAG GGACACGGTGAAAGGAGATGATGGGAATCAAGTCTTGCATCTACCCGCTGTTCTCCCAAAGGTACCAGGTCGGCTATACTTCCTATTCGGCAAGCCAATCGAGATGAAAGGAATGGACAATGTGCTGACGGATAGGAAGAAGGCAAACGAAGTATATTTGCAAATCGAATCCGAAGTGGAGAATGTAGTGTCTTACCTCAAGAGGAAGAGAAAGGAAGATCCTTATCGGAGTATTACGCGACGCGCGTTGTACCATGCAACTCAGGATCCTTCTACTCAAGTGCCGACTTTTGAGCCGTGA